The region TTCCACGGGATCTCAAAGCGCGCGAAGCCGTACGCCACAATGGTGGAGGAGATAACGGTCAGCACCACTTTCGGGATCACATACTTGAACGTGTTCAGCATGTAATGGCCGAAGTTATATTCGGTGCCGGTTTTCCAGCCGTTGATAAAGCCGTCCCAGGTCGCGTGCGTCGGCCACAGGCCGAGCGTGGTAAAAATCTCGTGGTTGGGCTTAAAGGATGCCGAGAACATCCACGCCAGCGGGTAGAGCATCAGCAGGCCGACAAACAGCAAAATCACGTAGCGAATCGCGCGGCTGACTTTTTCGCGACGCAGAGTGCGCGCCACTTCGCGGTCGGCGGCGCTCATCCCGGCGCGCGGCGTCAGCTGCTCTTGTTGGATATCAGCCATTTTTGCCTCCTTTATCGGCGGAGTAGAAGACCCAGTATTTCGAGGATTTAAAGGCGATAGAGGCGAAGAGCGCCACGACCAGGAACAGCACCCACGCCAGCGCCGCGCCGTAGCCCATATCGAAATATTTAAAGGCGGTGTCGTAGATATAAAGCGAGAACAGATAGGTGTAGTAAGTCGGGCCGCCGCCGGTAATGACGTAAGGGCCGGTAAACTCCTGGAACGCCTGAGTGGTCTGCATAATGAAATTAAAGAAGATAACCGGCGTAATCAGCGGCACCGTAACCTTCATAAACATCTGCCACTTCGACGCGCCGTCGATCATTGCCGCCTCATACTGCGACTGCGGCACGTTTTGCAGCGCGGCGAGGAAAATCACCATCGCGGAGCCGAACTGCCAGACGCGCAGCAGCGTGACCGACATCAGCGCCAGCGACGGCTCGCCGAGCCAGTTCACCGGGTCTAAGCCAAACACGCCGATAAAGCTGTTCAGCAGGCCGTCGATGGCGAAAAGCGCGCGCCACAGCACGGCGATAGCGACCGAGCTGCCGAGAATCGACGGAATGTAATAGGCGGTGCGAAAGAAGCCGATGCCGCGCAGTTTAAAATTCAGCACAAAGGCGATGCCGAGCGCGAAGGCGAGCTTCAGCGGAATGGTCAGGAACACATAGGCGAAGGTAACGCCCATCGATTTCCAGAAAAGATCGTCATCCATCAGCATGTAACGGTAGTTTTCGATACCGTTAAACACCGGCGGATTCATTAAATCGTACTCGGTAAAGCTGAGCACGAAAGAGGAAACAAAAGGGAAGGCCGTAAAGACTATCAACCCGATAATGTAGGGTGATATCCAGGCCAGACCCAGGAGCTTGTTTTCATTCATACATACCTACCTGGCATTAAGGGTTCATCAATCGGATTCGGGTCGAGCATCGTGCGACAGCGAAGGCGCGAGACCCGCGAACATGCGGGCGGCCTGTCTGCCGCGCTGTAAATAACGGTGTCGTGATGAAAATGCGCGATCGTAGTGTGATGAAGATCGCGACTTTTATAATTTATTGAACCGTCGTTTCTAGTTTCTAAAACAGCGTTTTAATTTATCTTATTGCTATTTATTTCGCCGTCATTCGATAAATGGCGGAAATGTGATCATGGTCGAAACGCTGTTCCAGATTTTTGAAGCAGCGCTATTTTTCAGGCGGCGGGGTGATACAACTTCTGGTAGGGAGGCAAATTATCGTTTGCGCTGACTTTTAATTATTCGCGATAATGATGAATACGGACGTATGACCTTTCTTCAGAACACGGATATGTTTTTCTTTTTTGCACAACTTTTCTTGTTTTGTCAAAGGGATACCCTTGTGCGCCCGTCAATTTTCTTGATTTTATATATTTGATTGATGAAACAATTCGCATGCATATTGTTTCATGGGAAATAATTACGACTTCATTAACAGCAGCCAATAAAGCGTCTCACTCACTATGTCATCGATAGATATTAAAAATAATCCGCTGACCCCCGCCACGGATTACCCGCTTCTTGACCGCCAGCGCACGGAGATAGATCTGATTGCGTTGATCGAGGTCCTTTTCAAATCCCGCAAAATGATCTTTTCCATCACCGCGCTGTTTATCGTCATGGGCCTGGCGGTGGCTTTTTTGCTGCCGCAGAAATGGACCAGCCAGGCGGTGGTCTCCGTACCGGAGACGCGACAGCTGATAGAGCTGCAGCGTATGCTGGTGAGTCTGCAGGTGCTGGATACGGATGCCGCGATTGATGCCGCGTCGCTGGAAAACATGTTCCTGAAAAAGTTCGATTCGCGCGCGCTGCAGGAGAAATTCCTGCGTACCTCGCCGTGGGTGCAGGAACAGGTAAAAAGCGCGCAGGGCGATACCGAAAGCCTTCAGCGCGCCATTACGATGGTGGCGCAGCGCATTAAAATGCAGTCCAATGACGATCCGAAATCGCCAACCGCCTCGCCTTACAGCTCGTGGACGCTGAGTTTTACCGCGCCGGAAGCGCAGGACGCGCAGCGCGTGCTAAAGGAGTACATCAATTACGCGGCACTGGCGGTACAGCGTGAGGTGCTGGAAAATCTGCGCACCACTATTGAGCTGAAAGTGAAATCGGAAGAAAGCCGCCTGGAGATTGAGCGTAACAACCTGAATAACGAACACAAAATTGCGATTCAGCGTCTTAATTACTCGTTGCAGGTCGCTAACGCGGCGGGCATTAAAAAGCCGGTGTACAGCAATGGGCAGGCCGTGAAGGATGACCCGGATTACTCAATCGCGCTCGGCGCAGATGGGCTTGCGCAGAAGCTGCAAATAGAGCGTTCAATCAGCGATGTCACGGCGCTTAACAGCGCCATCCAGAGCCGCGAATATCGCCTGGCGGAGCTGAAAAAACTGAATCTGGCCGAGGTGGATTTCCTGCCTTTCCACTATCAGATGACGCCGTCGCTGCCGGTGAAAAGCGACGGGCCAGGTAAAGCGCTGGTGGTTATCCTGATGGCGCTGGCGGGCTTAATTATTGCCTGTGCGACGGTGCTGATGCGCGATATGCTCGCGCAGCGCCAGGCGATGGCGGAGCGTGAGACGCACGCCGACGCGCTGCTCCCCTGACGCGCCCTCGCAGACAAAAAAGCCGCCTCTTTGGACGGCTTTTTTACTGGCGCGGTTATTTCAAAAAATCTTCCCGCACCGGCGTAAAGGTGTCGAGCAGCGTGCCGGGCGTAATACAAACGCAGCCGTGCATGATATTCGGCTTTTTATACAGCGTGTCGCCTGCGCTGACGCGGCGGGTTTCTTCGCCGATGGTGAACTCAAATTCGCCGGAAAGCACATAGGTCAGTTGCTCATGCGGGTGGTTATGCATGGGGCCGACCGCGCCGGCGTCAAAATTGACTTCCACCGCCATCATCTTGCCGTCGTGCGCCAGAATGCGGCGGGTCACGCCGTTGCCTAAATCTTCCAGCGTGGTCTCGTTGTGATAAATAAACATGGCTCGCCTCGAATATGTGAAACGTTGTTTCATTTAATCTATCCTGGCGAGAAAAAGAAAAGAACGCGCCACGCCGGGAAATGGCGGGCAGATCACATTTGTTCCTCTTTGCGGGCATGTTATAACCCGGTGTGGACACAAGGAGGCAATGATGAAAACAGTAGGCTTGCTGGGCGGTATGAGCTGGGAATCCACGATCCCGTATTACCGCTTAATCAACGAAGGCGTGCGTGACCGTCTGGGCGGGCTGCACTCCGCACAACTGCTGCTGCACAGCGTCGATTTTCACGAGATAGAAGCCTGCCAGGCGAGCGGCGAGTGGGAAAAAGCGGGCGAGATGCTGGCGCAGGCGGCGCTGGGCCTTGAACGCGCCGGGGCGCAGGCGATTGTGCTGTGTACCAACACCATGCATAAAGTGGCGCATCAGATAGAAACGCACTGTCCGCTGCCGTTTTTACATATCGCCGACGCCACGGGCCGCGCGATTAACGCAGCGGGGCTACGCCAGGTGGCGCTGCTCGGCACGCGCTATACCATGGAGCAGGATTTTTATCGCGCGCGGCTCAGTCAGGGCTTCGGCGTGCAGACGCTTATCCCTGACGAACCCGCACGGGCGCGCATCAATCAGATAATCTTCGAAGAGCTGTGTCTTGGTAAAATCACCGCGGAATCAAAGCGCTACTATCAGCAGCAGATTGATACCCTCGCCGGTAACGGCGCGCAGGGCGTGATTTTTGGCTGTACCGAAATCGGCCTGCTGCTGGGCGCGCAGGAGTGCCCGCTGCCGGTATTCGACACCGCCGCGCTGCATGCCGCCGACGCGGTAAATTTCATGCTGGGTGACCAGGACTCGCCTGCATCGCCTCAAGCGTTACGCTAAGTCCGGCCATCTGCTGCTGCAAATGGCGGCTGAACGCTTCCACCAGCGCGGAAGCCGGGCGGTGCAGCGGGCGGATCAGGCTGACCGTAAACGGCACCGCCACGCTGAAGCGGCGCACCACAATACCCGTCGCCGCATAATCCAGCGCGGTGAGCGGGTTGACTATCGACACGCCGACGCCCGCGCGTACCATCGCGCAGACCGACGCGGCGCTGTGGGTTTCCAGCACCATGCGCCGCTGCACATTATGCTCCTGGAACAGCGAATCAAGCAGTTGCCGGTAGCTGTCAGCGCGCGACAGGCTGATGTAATTCTCACCGGCGAAATCCTGCGGCGTAAGCTGGGGTTTATCGGCCAGGCGATGCCCGGCGGGCAGCACGCACACTTCATTTAATGTCAGCAGCGTCTGGCGCTCGGTGCCGGCGGGCGTGGCGGTGTTTTCCGTTATCCCTAAATCGTGGCGTTGGGCGGAGAGCCACTCTTCCAGCAGCGGCGACTCCTGCGGCACGATATTCAGGCTGACTTCCGGATAGTTATCCAGAAACGGCTTTAACAGCAGCGGCAGCAGCGATTGCGAAAAGACCGGCAGGCAGGCGACGGAGAGTTCGCCCTGGCGGAACTGGCGCAGGCTTTCCGCCGCGCTGACGATGCGGTCAAGCCCGTACCAGGAACGCTGAACTTCTTCAAACAGGCGCAGCCCCTGCACCGTAGGGTGCAGCCGCCCGCGGGCGCGGGTAAAAAGCGACAGCCCGATAAGCTTTTCAAATCGCGCCAGCTCGCGGCTGACGGTGGGCTGCGAAGTGCGCAGCAGCGCCGCCGCCTCCGTAACGTTGCCCGCGGTCATGACCGCGTGGAAAATTTCGATATGGCGAAGCGTGACGCCTGGCATGGAGTTTCCTTGTTCGTAAAGCGTGAATGTTTGTCCCTCCCCACAGGGGAGATCCCGCCTTATTGATGGCGGCGCGGGGGCGGGGCGCTTCGCGTACCCGCTCTCCAGGTCAGCGTCATACGTAGCACCGGTGCGCCTGCCTGCCCAACCGGCCAGGCGCTGTCGGCTTCGCCCTCATAAACCCATATCATATTTGCATAGACTCACGAGAAATCGATATTTTTTCTTCGTTAACGGCTATGGCGTAATAGAGGCATCAGCTTAAAGGAGTCTCGCCATGCCACGTTCTCTTTACCACACCGACAGCGCCCTGAATGCCACTACTTTACTGCCGCTGCCCGCGCAATTTGGCGGCCCCGTCTGGGTCTATGACGCGGCTATCATCCGCGCGCAAATCGATCGCCTGCGTCAGTTCGACGTTATTCGTTTCGCCCAGAAAGCCTGCTCGAATATCCATATCCTGCGCCTGATGCGCGAGGCGGGCGTGAAAGTGGATTCCGTGTCGCTTGGCGAAATCGAGCGCGCAGTCGCGGCGGGTTACGATCCGCGCCAGCATCCGGATGACATCGTGTTTACGGCAGACGTGCTCGACGACGCGACCATCGCCCGCGTGCATGAACTGGGCGTGCCGGTTAACGCGGGCTCGGTGGATATGCTGGAACAGCTCGGCGCGGTCTCGCCTGGGCATCGCGTCTGGCTGCGTATCAACCCGGGTTTTGGTCATGGTCACAGCCAGAAAACCAATACCGGCGGCGAGAACAGCAAACATGGCATCTGGTACAGCGATCTTCCGGCGGCGCTTGAGGTTATGCAGCGTTATCAGCTGAAACTGGTCGGTATGCATATGCATATCGGCTCCGGCGTCGATTATGGCCATCTGGAGCAGGTATGCGGCGCGATGGTAAGCCAGGTGATTGAGTATGGTCAGGATCTGGACGCTATCTCCGCCGGCGGCGGGCTGTCTGTTCCTTACCGGGAAGGCGACGAAACCATTGATACTGATCACTATTACGGGCTCTGGAACCGCGCACGCGAGCAGATAGCCGCGCACTTTGGTCATCCGGTTAAGCTTGAGATCGAGCCGGGCCGTTTTCTCGTGGCGGAGGCGGGCGTGCTGGTGGCCCAGGTACGCAGCGTGAAAGAGATGGGATCGCGTCATTTCGTGCTGATCGACGCGGGCTTTAACGATCTGATGCGCCCGTCAATGTATGGCAGCTATCACCATATCTCCGCGCTGGCGGCGGATGGGCGCGATCTGCGCGATGCGCCGCTGCTGGAGACCGTGGTCGCCGGGCCGCTGTGCGAATCGGGCGACGTTTTTACCCAGCAGGAGGGCGGCAAAGTGGAAACCCGCGCGCTGCCGGCGGTGCGTCCGGGCGATTATCTGGTGCTGCATGATACCGGCGCGTATGGCGCGTCGATGTCCTCGAACTACAACAGCCGTCCGCTGCTGCCGGAAGTGCTGCTGGAAAACGGCGAGGCGCGCACTATTCGCCGCCGTCAGACTATTGAGGAGTTACTGGCGCTTGAGCGCTTTTAACGGCGCGGCGGCGTAAGGCCCCGGCGCGACAGAGTCCCGCAACACCAGCGTGCCGGTAAACGGCGGGATTGCGGCGAGCGGCTCGTCGCGCGACAGCCGGATCGCGCTGTCAATCGCGGTCGTTATCATATCTTCAATCGGCAGACAGACCGTCGAGAGCCCGGGTTCAAGCCACGCGGCGCTCGGCGCGTCGTCAAAGCCGAACAGCGATACATCCTGCGGAATGCGCAGGCCCGCCCGGTAAAGCGCTTTCGAGGCGCCCAGCGCCATATCGTCATTGCAGGCGAAAAGCGCGGTGAAGCGTACGCCACTTTCCAGCAGATCCCGACAACGCGCATGGCCGCCGCTCATGGTGGAATCGCCATTTTTAATCAGCGCCTCGTTGCCGGCGATGCCGTGTTTTTCCAGCGCGCGGCGGTAGCCCAGCAGGCGCGCCTGACCGGTGGGCGTGGCGAGCGACACCGTAATGCAGGCTATCTCCCTGTGCCCCTGTTCAATCAGGTATTCCACCGCCCGGAACGCGGCGTCCTGCTGTTCAAAAAAAACGCAGCGCTCACGCGCCTGGCTGACGTCGCGGTTGATGATAACCAGCGGCACGGGGGTGTGATGAATAAGCTCCATAATCGCGTTTTCACTCATATGGCGGGTGTAGAGCACGATGGCGTCGCACTGGCGGTCTGCCAGCATCTGCACGGCTTCCAGCTCGCGCGCGGGCGTGTCGTGGCCGTCGGTGACGATAAGCTGTTTGCCGTGCGTTTCGGTCTGCCGCGACGCCTGCTGCAACAGACGCCCGAAGTAGAAGCCGTTAAAGCTTGAAACCACCAGACCAATACTGTTGCTGGTGCGGTGCGCAAGCGATCGGGCCAGCAGGTTAGGGCGGTATCCCAACTCCTCCATAGCGCGAAAAACCTGTGTGCGGGTGCTTTCTTTGACCTGGCCGGTGTTATTCAGCACGCGTGATACGGTCGCTTTGGAAACGCCAGCCCGCAGTGAAACATCCCGCATTGTTACCATTCCCTTACGCTCCCGTTGCCATCGCTATTCGAAGGAGTTTAACACACAAGCCGGACGGTAAAGGGGGCGGGCGCGCCGCGCTCTGTCGCCAGGTCGCTGATAGGATTTTATAAAGTTCTGGTATGCCAAATATTGCCGTTTTGATTATTTGGAATGCCAATCTTCGTTTGTGCGAGAAGTGTCACAGATAATTGCGCGTGGCGATCCTATTTTTTGGCATACCAAAAAAGGTGTTCAGCGGTAACCTTTCCGATAAAAAAGCCACATTCAATGAGGGCACACCCTATGGCGTTCCAGGAAAAGTTGATCGACTCTCTGGGGAGTTTCGCGACCAAATTCAACAGCTACCGCTATATCATGGCGATCAAGGCGTCGTTTATCACACTGATGCCGGTGATTATCGTCGGCGCGTTTTCGGTGCTGATCTCCAACATGGTGCTGGATCCGAAAAACGGGCTGGCAAGCTTTCAGGCGCTGTCGTTCCTTGCCGCGTTAAAACCCATCACCAGCGCCATTAACTACGCGACGCTGAACTTTTTAAACATCGGCGCGGTGTTTCTCATCGGCATTGAACTGGGGCGCATCAACGGCATTAAAACGCTGTTCCCCGGCCTGCTGGCGGTGATCTGTTTTATCTGCGTCACGCCGACCACGGTCGAGATGCTGGTGGATGGCGAAATGCACGTGGTGAAAGATGTGCTGCTGCGCCAGTTCTCTGATACCCGCAGCCTGTTCCTCGGCATGTTTATCGCGATCCTGTCTGTCGAGATCTACACCTGGCTTGAAAACCGCGACGGGTTGAAAATCAAAATGCCCGACACCGTACCGCCCAATGTCTCCGCCTCATTCTCGGCGCTGATCCCGGCGATTATCACCACTACCGTTATCGCGACGTTCGGTTTTGTGTTCCATCAGGTGACCGGCATGTACCTTTACGACGCGGTCTACCAGGTCGTCCAGCAGCCGCTGGAGCGCGTCGTGCAAAGCCTGCCGGGTATTCTGCTGCTGATGTTTGTCGCTCAACTGTTCTGGGTTATCGGTATTCATGGCAACCAGATGATAAAGCCCATTCGCGAGCCGCTGCTGCTCGGCGCGATCACCGTCAATATGAGCGCGTTTGAGCAGGGCAAAGAGGTGCCGAACATCATCACCATGCCGTTCTGGGATGTCTACATGAGCATTGGCGGCTCCGGGCTGACCATCGGTCTGCTGATTGCCGTGATGATCGCCACCAAACGCAAAGAGATGAAAGAAATCGCCAAGCTGTCGTTCGGGCCGGGCATTTTCAATATCAACGAGCCGGTGATTTTCGGGATGCCCATTATGCTCAACCCGATCCTCGCGGTGCCGTTTATCATCACACCGCTGGTGACGGGCTCCATTGGCTATTTCGCCACAGTGATGGGCTTTGCCGGTAAAGCTGTGGTGATGGTGCCCTGGACCACGCCGCCGCTTATCAACGCCTGGCTTTCGACCGCAGGCTCAATGGGCGCGGTCGTCACCCAGCTTGTCTGCATTCTGGTTTCCATTCTTATCTATCTGCCGTTCGTGAAAATCGCCTCGCGCCGCGCTGAGCAGGCGCAGCTCCAGGCCGCCAGCGTCGAAACGGCGAAAAACGCATGAGGCAAGCATGAGCGAAAAAACTCTCGTTATTCCGCCGGATTTTATTCTGGGCGCGGCGTCGTCCGCGTGGCAGACCGAAGGGTGGAGCGGTAAAAAAGCGGGCCAGGACTCCTGGCTCGATCTCTGGTATCAGAACGATCGCCACGTCTGGCATGACGGCTACGGCCCGGCAGGCGCGACCGACCTTATCAACCGCTACGAAGAAGACGTGGCGCTGATGAAACAGGCGGGGCTGACCCACTACCGCACGTCGATCAACTGGTCGCGCTTTTTCACCGATTATGAAAAAGGCATTGTCGATGAAGAGTACGCGGCGTATTACGACCGCTTCCTGGACGCCATCCGCGCGGCGGGCGTCGAGCCGATGATCTGCCTTGAGCATTACGAGCTGCCGGGCTATCTCTTTGAAACCTACGGCGGCTGGTCATCCAAAAAAGTGGTCGAGCTGTTTGTGCTCTACGCCGAAAAAGTGTTTGAGCGCTACCATCGTAAAGTGTCGCGCTGGTTTACCTTCAACGAGCCGATTGTGGTGCAGACCCGCGTTTATCTCGACGCGCTGCGCTGGCCGTATGAACAGAACACCGCCACCTGGATGCAGTGGAACCACCATAAAACGCTCGCTACCGCGAAAGTGGTGCGGCTGTTTCGCGAAAAAGGCTATGCGGGCAGCGTGGGCGCTATCCTGAACCCGGAAGTAACCTATCCGCGCTCGCGCGCGCCGCATGATGTCCGCGCCGCGGAAATCTACGATCTCTTCTACAACCGCGTTTTCCTCGACCCCCTGGTCAAAGGCGACTACCCGCCCGAGCTGGTGCAGTTGCTTGAGAAACATGGCGTGGCGTGGGAATACCGCGAGGATGAGCTGGCCATTATCCGCGACAATACCGTTGATGAGCTCGGCATTAACCTCTACTACCCCCATCGCGTCAAAGCGCCGTCGCGCGCCTGGCATCCAGAGACGCCGTTTCATCCGGCGTATTACTACGAGCCTTTTGAGCTGCCGGGGCGGCGAATGAACACATCGCGCGGCTGGGAAATCTACCCGCGCATCATTTACGACATGGCGATGCGCATTAAAAACGACTACGGCAACATTCCGTGGTTTGTGGCCGAGAGCGGGATGGGCGTGGAAAACGAAGCGCAGTTTCGCAACGCCGACGGGGTGATTGAGGATGACTACCGCATCGCGTTTATCGGCGAGCACCTTTACCAGACGCTGCTGGCGCGGGAGGCGGGCGCGAACTGTCAGGGCTATATGCTCTGGGCTTTTACCGACAACGTCTCGCCGATGAACGCGTTTAAAAACCGCTACGGGCTGGTGGAGATCGATTTACAGCGCCAGCGCGCGCGCCGCGCCAAGAAATCGCTGCACTGGTATCACCGCTTAAGCGCGTCGCGGACCCTGACGCTCACTGTTGATGATGAATGGAAATAAGGAACCGCTGATGAAACGTATCGTCCTGTGCTGTTCCGCCGGCATGTCCACATCGCTGGTGGTCACGAAGATGAAAAAAACCGCAGCCGAACGCGGGCTGGAACTGAAAATCTACGCTATCCCCGAGCAGAACCTGCGTGATGAATTACAACATCACGCCAGCGACATCCAGGCGGTGCTGCTGGGGCCTCAGGTGCACTTTAAGCTTGCGGAAAATAAAAAACTCACCGACGCGCATCAGATCCCGATCGCAGTCATTGATTCTGTCGCCTATGGCACGCTTAACGGCGCGAAAGTTCTCGATCAGGCGTTATCTCTGGTAATCTAACGCGCCTTTCCGCCGCCAGGCGGTAAGCTATATTGGGTCTATTCAGAGCACAGGTGATCACGTGGAGAAGGCTGTCGTTCCGCCGGAGAAAAAGCAGTATCAGGAGATTGGCGAGGATCTGCGCGCGCAAATTATCCAGGGCCATTACCCGGTCGGCTCTCGTCTTCCACCGGAGCGCAACATTGCCGAGAAATATGGCGTCAGCCGCACCATCGTGCGCGAGGCGCTGCTGATGCTGGAGCTACAGGGGACGGTGGATATCCGCCAGGGCTCCGGCGTTTATGTGATGCGCATTCCGGCGGAGCATGAAGCCGAAGAGGAGCGCTTTTTCTCAAGCGACATCGGCCCGTTTGAAATGCTCCAGGCGCGGCAATTGCTGGAGAGCAATATCGCCGCGTTCGCCGCCAAAATGGCGACCAAAGCGGATATCGACAACCTGCGACGCATTCTGGAGCAGGAGCAGCGCGCCATCGCCATGAACGACACCACGCAGGACAACAACAAACTGTTTCATCTGGTGCTGGCGGGCGCATCGCAGAACCAGATGCTGCTGGCAACCGTAGAAAGTATCTGGCATCACATGGACAGCAGCCCGCTCTGGCAGCAGCTACGCGCCCATATCGAAACCCGTGCGCATCGCCTGAAATGGCTTGGCGACTATCAGACTATCCTGGCGGCGCTGCGCCGCCGCGACGTGATGGGTGCCTGGCAGGCGATGTGGCAGCATCTGGAGAACGTGAAAAACAGCCTGATGGAGCTTTCCGACGCCGATGCGCCGGATTTCGACGGCTATCTCTTTGAGTCGGTGCCGATTTTCCAGGGGAAACTGCAATGAGCGCGGTGCAAAACGTTAACATCGTGCCGCTGTATGAGGCGCCGCAGCACGCGGAGCAGGTGACCGACTGGCTGTCGCAGGCGTTCGGCGCCTCGCTGCCACGCGCGTTTTTCGCAAGTATCGTCACGCACAGCCAGCAGCCCGGTCAGTTACCGCTTACGTTCGTGGCGCTTGACGGCGAAAAGCTGCTCGGCACCGTCGGGCTGTGGCGCTGCGATTTAATCAGTCGTCAGGATCTTTTCCCGTGGCTGGCGGCGCTCTATATCGACGAGGCGCAGCGCGGCAAGGGGCTCGGCGGCGCGTTACAGCGCGCGGTGATCGACTACGCGCGCGATAACGGCTTCCCGGCGCTGTTTCTCTACTCCGCCTGCCGGGACTATTACGAGCGTTTCGGTTGGGCGTATATCGGCGACAGTCTGGACTACCCGGACCAGACCGTGCATCTCTATCGTTACGATTTATCAGATTCCGCCGGCGCCACCACTGAGTGACGGCGCACCAGCGTCGGGGTGAAGATATTGGTGATTTCCGGCGCCGGGCGGTTATCGGCCAGCGCTAACGCCAGCTCCGCCGCCTGCGTCGCCATTGTCACAATCGGATAACGGACGGTGGTGAGACGCGGACGCACATAACGCGACACCAGCACATCATCAAACCCAATCAGTGAAATCTCCTGTGGCACGGCGATACCGTTATCATTGAGCACGCCCATCGCCCCCGCGGCCATCGAGTCGTTATAACAGGCCACAGCGGTGAACTGTTTTCCCTGGCCCAGCAGTTCAGTCATCGCCTGTTCGCCGCCGCTTTCATCGGGTTCAGCCCAGGCCACCAGCCGGTCATTGCAGGGCAGATCGTGCTCGCGCAGC is a window of Cronobacter muytjensii ATCC 51329 DNA encoding:
- the wzz(fepE) gene encoding LPS O-antigen length regulator Wzz(fepE) is translated as MSSIDIKNNPLTPATDYPLLDRQRTEIDLIALIEVLFKSRKMIFSITALFIVMGLAVAFLLPQKWTSQAVVSVPETRQLIELQRMLVSLQVLDTDAAIDAASLENMFLKKFDSRALQEKFLRTSPWVQEQVKSAQGDTESLQRAITMVAQRIKMQSNDDPKSPTASPYSSWTLSFTAPEAQDAQRVLKEYINYAALAVQREVLENLRTTIELKVKSEESRLEIERNNLNNEHKIAIQRLNYSLQVANAAGIKKPVYSNGQAVKDDPDYSIALGADGLAQKLQIERSISDVTALNSAIQSREYRLAELKKLNLAEVDFLPFHYQMTPSLPVKSDGPGKALVVILMALAGLIIACATVLMRDMLAQRQAMAERETHADALLP
- a CDS encoding aspartate/glutamate racemase, with amino-acid sequence MKTVGLLGGMSWESTIPYYRLINEGVRDRLGGLHSAQLLLHSVDFHEIEACQASGEWEKAGEMLAQAALGLERAGAQAIVLCTNTMHKVAHQIETHCPLPFLHIADATGRAINAAGLRQVALLGTRYTMEQDFYRARLSQGFGVQTLIPDEPARARINQIIFEELCLGKITAESKRYYQQQIDTLAGNGAQGVIFGCTEIGLLLGAQECPLPVFDTAALHAADAVNFMLGDQDSPASPQALR
- a CDS encoding LysR family transcriptional regulator, with product MPGVTLRHIEIFHAVMTAGNVTEAAALLRTSQPTVSRELARFEKLIGLSLFTRARGRLHPTVQGLRLFEEVQRSWYGLDRIVSAAESLRQFRQGELSVACLPVFSQSLLPLLLKPFLDNYPEVSLNIVPQESPLLEEWLSAQRHDLGITENTATPAGTERQTLLTLNEVCVLPAGHRLADKPQLTPQDFAGENYISLSRADSYRQLLDSLFQEHNVQRRMVLETHSAASVCAMVRAGVGVSIVNPLTALDYAATGIVVRRFSVAVPFTVSLIRPLHRPASALVEAFSRHLQQQMAGLSVTLEAMQASPGHPA
- a CDS encoding LacI family DNA-binding transcriptional regulator, which produces MVTMRDVSLRAGVSKATVSRVLNNTGQVKESTRTQVFRAMEELGYRPNLLARSLAHRTSNSIGLVVSSFNGFYFGRLLQQASRQTETHGKQLIVTDGHDTPARELEAVQMLADRQCDAIVLYTRHMSENAIMELIHHTPVPLVIINRDVSQARERCVFFEQQDAAFRAVEYLIEQGHREIACITVSLATPTGQARLLGYRRALEKHGIAGNEALIKNGDSTMSGGHARCRDLLESGVRFTALFACNDDMALGASKALYRAGLRIPQDVSLFGFDDAPSAAWLEPGLSTVCLPIEDMITTAIDSAIRLSRDEPLAAIPPFTGTLVLRDSVAPGPYAAAPLKALKRQ
- the lysA gene encoding diaminopimelate decarboxylase; amino-acid sequence: MPRSLYHTDSALNATTLLPLPAQFGGPVWVYDAAIIRAQIDRLRQFDVIRFAQKACSNIHILRLMREAGVKVDSVSLGEIERAVAAGYDPRQHPDDIVFTADVLDDATIARVHELGVPVNAGSVDMLEQLGAVSPGHRVWLRINPGFGHGHSQKTNTGGENSKHGIWYSDLPAALEVMQRYQLKLVGMHMHIGSGVDYGHLEQVCGAMVSQVIEYGQDLDAISAGGGLSVPYREGDETIDTDHYYGLWNRAREQIAAHFGHPVKLEIEPGRFLVAEAGVLVAQVRSVKEMGSRHFVLIDAGFNDLMRPSMYGSYHHISALAADGRDLRDAPLLETVVAGPLCESGDVFTQQEGGKVETRALPAVRPGDYLVLHDTGAYGASMSSNYNSRPLLPEVLLENGEARTIRRRQTIEELLALERF
- a CDS encoding carbohydrate ABC transporter permease → MNENKLLGLAWISPYIIGLIVFTAFPFVSSFVLSFTEYDLMNPPVFNGIENYRYMLMDDDLFWKSMGVTFAYVFLTIPLKLAFALGIAFVLNFKLRGIGFFRTAYYIPSILGSSVAIAVLWRALFAIDGLLNSFIGVFGLDPVNWLGEPSLALMSVTLLRVWQFGSAMVIFLAALQNVPQSQYEAAMIDGASKWQMFMKVTVPLITPVIFFNFIMQTTQAFQEFTGPYVITGGGPTYYTYLFSLYIYDTAFKYFDMGYGAALAWVLFLVVALFASIAFKSSKYWVFYSADKGGKNG
- a CDS encoding cupin domain-containing protein; the protein is MFIYHNETTLEDLGNGVTRRILAHDGKMMAVEVNFDAGAVGPMHNHPHEQLTYVLSGEFEFTIGEETRRVSAGDTLYKKPNIMHGCVCITPGTLLDTFTPVREDFLK
- a CDS encoding PTS sugar transporter subunit IIC; translated protein: MAFQEKLIDSLGSFATKFNSYRYIMAIKASFITLMPVIIVGAFSVLISNMVLDPKNGLASFQALSFLAALKPITSAINYATLNFLNIGAVFLIGIELGRINGIKTLFPGLLAVICFICVTPTTVEMLVDGEMHVVKDVLLRQFSDTRSLFLGMFIAILSVEIYTWLENRDGLKIKMPDTVPPNVSASFSALIPAIITTTVIATFGFVFHQVTGMYLYDAVYQVVQQPLERVVQSLPGILLLMFVAQLFWVIGIHGNQMIKPIREPLLLGAITVNMSAFEQGKEVPNIITMPFWDVYMSIGGSGLTIGLLIAVMIATKRKEMKEIAKLSFGPGIFNINEPVIFGMPIMLNPILAVPFIITPLVTGSIGYFATVMGFAGKAVVMVPWTTPPLINAWLSTAGSMGAVVTQLVCILVSILIYLPFVKIASRRAEQAQLQAASVETAKNA